A section of the Clostridium omnivorum genome encodes:
- a CDS encoding Ger(x)C family spore germination protein: protein MKNKNKILVCLFISSSILFTGCWDKVEFEEQGYVGAIGIDNGPKNSIRVTFQIVKTVSQSGPSATGSAMGSSEKATSEIITINSPDFFSARDLVGIAITRKITLSHSRVLIVGEDFAKSYKFYPILEASLRDEEMRRSMGLMITRETAEEFINNNKMILESSPTKFYQLMTQRWKQIGYVPPRSNINRFIQRTEQGESIFIANYGTTKIFSVKGGKNESDYLPGEIGMTSKTSTEIIGSAVLKDGKMVGRLNGDETRLVSMLRSTPEFQSILYSQVDPLDPKYMIGMRLKKDKKTKIYIDTNKDVPLIDVTVPITIEVLSIPSFVNYPEDTEKQTILKNAIENEFETSSLNLVEKTQKEFKGDPFLWENEARKNFLTYNAYKNYSWSAKYPEANVKIHYKVTIRGFGKALKPPNKESETQ from the coding sequence GTTGGAGCTATTGGAATAGATAATGGCCCCAAAAATTCAATAAGAGTAACTTTTCAAATTGTTAAAACTGTGTCTCAATCAGGACCTAGTGCAACCGGAAGCGCTATGGGAAGCAGTGAGAAAGCAACCTCTGAAATTATAACAATAAATTCACCAGATTTTTTTTCTGCAAGAGACTTAGTTGGTATTGCAATAACGAGAAAAATAACTCTTTCTCATTCAAGAGTTTTAATTGTTGGAGAAGACTTTGCTAAAAGCTATAAGTTCTATCCAATTTTAGAGGCTAGCCTAAGAGATGAGGAAATGAGGAGATCTATGGGATTAATGATTACAAGAGAGACAGCCGAGGAATTCATAAATAATAATAAGATGATATTAGAAAGCAGTCCTACAAAGTTTTATCAGCTAATGACTCAAAGGTGGAAACAAATTGGATATGTACCGCCACGCTCCAACATCAATAGATTTATACAGCGTACTGAACAAGGAGAAAGTATTTTCATAGCTAACTACGGAACTACAAAAATATTTTCTGTAAAGGGTGGAAAAAATGAATCTGATTATCTACCTGGCGAAATTGGAATGACATCAAAAACTTCAACTGAGATAATAGGTTCAGCAGTGCTAAAAGATGGGAAAATGGTAGGAAGATTAAACGGAGATGAAACCCGATTAGTATCTATGCTAAGAAGTACACCAGAATTTCAAAGTATTCTTTATTCTCAAGTAGATCCTCTAGACCCAAAATATATGATTGGAATGAGACTCAAGAAGGATAAAAAAACTAAGATATATATTGATACAAACAAAGATGTCCCTTTAATAGATGTCACGGTGCCAATTACTATTGAAGTCCTTAGTATTCCTAGTTTTGTAAATTACCCTGAGGATACAGAAAAACAAACTATTCTTAAAAATGCAATAGAAAATGAATTTGAGACTAGTTCGCTAAATCTTGTAGAAAAGACTCAAAAAGAATTTAAAGGTGATCCATTTTTATGGGAAAATGAAGCTAGAAAAAATTTTTTAACTTATAACGCCTATAAAAACTATTCCTGGTCTGCAAAATACCCTGAGGCTAATGTGAAAATTCATTATAAAGTTACCATAAGAGGGTTTGGTAAAGCATTAAAGCCGCCGAATAAAGAAAGTGAAACCCAATAG
- a CDS encoding ABC transporter ATP-binding protein → MIKLFRFLKPYTAAVIGVFVFVALQSLGDLYLPTLMSRIINEGVMNGDTSKILHIGGIMLLVAGGGVICSVIASFLSANTSVGLGTIIRSKVFKRVESYSLHEFDKLGTATLITRTTNDINQIQMVTVMIMRMMISAPIMAAGGIYMAMREDKPLTWVLAVAIPLLAGVVAFIASKMMPLFKLVQVKIDRINLVLREKLTGIRVIRAFNTVEKEKKRFDEANVDLTGNYIKVNRIMAFMMPSIMLIMNFTSLSILWFGGIRISEGSMDLGALAAFTQYAMQIMFSMLMLAMMFIMVPRAQAAAVRINEVLDTIPEIRDTEETKDSFTGKGYVEFKDVTFSYHGAEEPALRNITFAAKPGEVTAIIGSTGSGKSTLVNLIPRFYDIDSGSILIDGIDVRDMTQEELRGKIGFVPQKAILFSGTIAENIKFGSKEATDEEIRHAAEIAQAADFIESMDGSYGHEIAQGGTNVSGGQKQRLSIARALVRKPEIYVFDDSFSALDFKTDSKLRAALKDETQESTVIIVAQRVGTVMDANRIIVLDEGKVVGIGTHKELLQTCDVYREIVSSQLSEEEIA, encoded by the coding sequence GTGATTAAATTATTTAGATTTTTGAAGCCGTATACAGCTGCAGTAATAGGCGTATTTGTTTTTGTGGCTCTGCAGTCACTTGGAGATCTTTATCTTCCAACTTTGATGTCACGTATAATAAATGAGGGCGTTATGAATGGGGATACCAGCAAGATACTCCACATTGGAGGAATAATGCTTTTAGTTGCTGGAGGAGGCGTTATTTGTTCAGTAATAGCCAGTTTTTTATCAGCCAACACTTCAGTAGGACTTGGGACAATTATAAGAAGTAAGGTTTTTAAAAGAGTTGAAAGTTACTCATTACATGAGTTTGATAAGTTAGGAACAGCAACACTTATTACAAGAACAACAAATGATATTAATCAGATTCAAATGGTTACTGTAATGATAATGCGTATGATGATAAGTGCACCAATCATGGCAGCTGGTGGAATTTACATGGCAATGAGAGAGGATAAACCGCTTACCTGGGTATTGGCAGTAGCAATTCCTTTACTAGCTGGTGTTGTAGCATTTATAGCATCAAAAATGATGCCTCTTTTCAAATTAGTACAGGTAAAAATAGATAGGATTAATCTTGTTCTTCGTGAAAAACTTACAGGAATTAGAGTTATACGTGCCTTTAATACTGTAGAAAAGGAAAAAAAGCGTTTTGATGAGGCAAATGTTGACCTTACTGGAAACTATATTAAAGTTAATAGAATTATGGCATTTATGATGCCTTCTATAATGCTTATAATGAATTTTACTTCATTATCTATTTTATGGTTTGGTGGAATACGTATAAGTGAAGGAAGTATGGATTTAGGTGCTCTGGCTGCATTTACTCAGTATGCTATGCAGATTATGTTCTCAATGCTGATGCTTGCAATGATGTTCATTATGGTTCCTCGTGCTCAAGCTGCAGCAGTGAGAATAAATGAAGTTTTAGATACAATACCTGAAATAAGAGATACTGAAGAAACAAAGGACTCATTTACAGGAAAAGGTTATGTAGAATTTAAAGATGTAACATTTAGTTACCATGGAGCAGAAGAACCGGCGTTAAGAAATATAACTTTTGCAGCCAAACCTGGTGAGGTAACTGCAATAATAGGGAGTACCGGTTCTGGTAAGTCTACACTAGTAAACTTAATTCCTAGATTTTATGACATAGATAGTGGAAGTATCCTAATCGACGGTATTGATGTTAGAGATATGACTCAAGAAGAACTTAGAGGCAAAATTGGTTTTGTGCCACAAAAGGCTATTTTATTCTCAGGAACCATAGCAGAGAATATCAAATTTGGCAGCAAGGAAGCTACTGATGAAGAAATAAGGCACGCTGCTGAGATTGCTCAAGCGGCTGACTTTATAGAAAGCATGGATGGAAGCTATGGCCATGAAATCGCTCAAGGTGGTACTAATGTATCTGGTGGTCAAAAGCAGCGCCTTTCCATTGCTCGTGCACTAGTTAGAAAACCTGAGATTTATGTTTTTGATGATAGTTTCTCAGCACTTGATTTTAAAACTGATTCTAAGCTTAGAGCTGCACTTAAAGATGAAACTCAAGAATCAACCGTAATTATAGTTGCTCAAAGAGTTGGTACAGTAATGGATGCTAACAGAATTATAGTTTTAGATGAAGGAAAGGTTGTTGGAATAGGAACCCATAAGGAATTGCTTCAGACCTGTGATGTATACCGTGAAATTGTATCTTCACAGCTTTCAGAGGAGGAGATAGCATGA
- a CDS encoding ABC transporter ATP-binding protein, with protein MSSNDSSSSGTKIDTEGIKSLQEFLALPKLDSLTDANQKADVSRKIMDLGKKMQGTMTNAPKNPSDNVKFTNDQINSVINAIRETNGEYDFHYIGIIALILIGMYIISALFSLVMGLVMSGVAQKTVRDLRREVDEKLARLPLKYFDMHAHGDILSRVTNDVDTIATTLQQSLTQIITSVITIIGYIIMMLTISPVLTLIVIATLPLYILATTLTAKKSQKFFALQQKELGALSGHVEEMYTGHKIVKAFGKEKDSIAEFEDINGRLKAAGWRAQFVSGIMFPLMNFISNLGYVGISIVGGIWITKSLLGLGDILAFIQYSRSFTMPIVQTANIANVIQSTVACAERVFQILDEEEEIPDSSDSVVLENPRGDVKFEHVDFRYVEDVPLIENMNLDVKQGETIAIVGPTGAGKTTLVNLLMRFYEINSGNISVDGVNINDIKRSELRKMFGMVLQDTWLYNGTIKDNIAYGKEGASMEEIVSAAKAAHADHFIRTLPLGYDTVLNEEGTNISQGQKQLLTIARAILADPTILILDEATSSVDTRTEVLIQKAMANLMKGRTSFVIAHRLSTIRDAELILVMNKGSIIEMGNHKELISKGGFYADLYNSQFAGVDTDNEAV; from the coding sequence ATGAGCAGTAATGATTCATCAAGCTCAGGAACTAAGATAGATACTGAAGGGATAAAATCACTTCAAGAGTTTCTTGCGCTTCCAAAACTAGATTCTTTGACAGATGCTAATCAAAAGGCTGATGTTTCAAGAAAAATTATGGATTTAGGCAAAAAAATGCAAGGGACAATGACTAATGCACCTAAAAACCCATCTGATAATGTAAAATTTACTAATGATCAGATAAATTCAGTTATTAACGCAATAAGAGAAACTAATGGAGAATATGATTTCCATTACATTGGGATTATTGCTCTTATACTAATAGGAATGTATATTATTAGTGCATTATTCAGTTTAGTTATGGGGCTTGTTATGTCAGGAGTGGCACAAAAGACTGTTCGTGACCTAAGAAGAGAAGTTGATGAAAAGCTTGCAAGATTGCCATTAAAGTATTTTGATATGCATGCACATGGAGATATACTTAGCCGTGTAACTAATGACGTTGATACAATAGCTACTACATTACAGCAAAGTTTAACACAAATAATTACTTCTGTTATTACTATAATTGGTTATATTATTATGATGCTTACTATAAGTCCTGTGCTTACGTTAATTGTTATTGCAACATTGCCGCTATATATACTTGCAACAACACTTACAGCTAAGAAGTCTCAAAAGTTTTTTGCACTTCAACAAAAGGAGCTTGGTGCACTAAGTGGGCATGTTGAAGAAATGTATACTGGACATAAGATTGTTAAGGCATTTGGCAAAGAAAAGGATTCTATAGCTGAGTTTGAAGATATTAATGGAAGACTTAAAGCAGCAGGCTGGAGAGCACAATTTGTTTCAGGTATCATGTTCCCGTTAATGAATTTCATAAGTAATTTAGGATATGTTGGTATCAGTATTGTTGGTGGAATTTGGATTACCAAGAGCTTGCTTGGTCTGGGAGATATTCTTGCATTTATACAATATTCAAGATCCTTCACAATGCCTATAGTACAAACAGCTAATATAGCAAATGTTATTCAATCAACAGTTGCTTGCGCTGAGCGTGTATTCCAGATACTAGATGAGGAAGAAGAAATTCCAGACAGCAGCGATTCAGTGGTACTAGAAAATCCAAGAGGCGATGTTAAATTTGAACATGTAGACTTCAGATATGTTGAGGATGTGCCTCTAATTGAAAACATGAATTTAGATGTAAAACAAGGTGAAACTATTGCTATTGTTGGACCTACAGGTGCTGGTAAAACAACCCTTGTTAACCTCTTAATGAGATTTTATGAAATAAACTCAGGTAATATAAGCGTTGATGGTGTTAATATAAATGACATTAAACGTAGTGAACTACGTAAGATGTTTGGTATGGTACTACAAGACACATGGTTATATAATGGAACAATTAAAGACAATATAGCCTATGGAAAAGAAGGAGCATCAATGGAGGAGATTGTTAGTGCAGCAAAGGCAGCACACGCTGACCATTTTATAAGAACACTGCCACTGGGCTATGATACTGTTCTTAATGAAGAAGGAACTAATATTTCTCAAGGACAAAAACAACTTCTTACTATTGCACGTGCTATTCTCGCGGACCCTACAATTTTAATTCTTGATGAGGCTACAAGCAGTGTGGATACAAGAACTGAAGTATTAATACAAAAGGCAATGGCTAATCTTATGAAAGGTAGAACAAGCTTTGTAATTGCTCACAGACTTTCCACTATTAGAGATGCAGAACTTATTTTAGTTATGAATAAGGGAAGTATAATTGAAATGGGTAATCATAAGGAATTGATTAGTAAAGGCGGTTTCTATGCTGATCTTTATAATAGTCAGTTTGCAGGTGTTGATACTGATAATGAAGCCGTATAA
- a CDS encoding MarR family winged helix-turn-helix transcriptional regulator produces MILEEGENSVEEVNKVVAIVQLMKKVTANIKHEIGCHFKEMNLTGPQGMLIGTLFHHGEMKVSDLSEKLGLSNSTVSGILDRLEKQGLVERMRSKEDRRVVYVNITEDFKAQSKKQFVEINKMIEQMINKATPEELDKILEGMEALRNVVERQRE; encoded by the coding sequence ATGATTTTAGAAGAAGGTGAAAATTCTGTGGAAGAAGTAAATAAAGTAGTTGCCATAGTTCAATTAATGAAAAAAGTGACGGCCAATATAAAACATGAAATAGGGTGTCACTTTAAAGAAATGAATCTTACAGGTCCTCAAGGAATGCTTATAGGAACTTTGTTTCATCATGGTGAAATGAAGGTTAGTGATTTAAGTGAGAAACTTGGATTGTCAAATAGTACGGTTTCTGGAATTTTGGATAGGCTTGAAAAACAAGGCCTAGTTGAAAGAATGAGAAGTAAGGAAGATAGGCGAGTTGTTTATGTTAACATCACTGAAGATTTTAAGGCACAATCTAAAAAGCAGTTTGTAGAAATTAATAAAATGATTGAGCAAATGATAAATAAGGCTACCCCAGAAGAACTGGATAAAATACTTGAAGGTATGGAAGCTTTAAGAAATGTAGTAGAAAGACAGAGAGAATAA
- a CDS encoding flavin monoamine oxidase family protein, producing the protein MESVSGNKQVPVPNPSDEVRHSILMNSLIKSGRLQDYNNILKLLSPPPDILNYASPGEFKNLKVGIIGGGLAGMASAFELRKLGFDITVFDALESRVGGRVNTYYFDKEKKHYAELGPMRIPISHETIWHYINTFSIGTEPFVQSNPNAFIYVNNARARNNAKSIEENIYPKYNLTLQEKSTPWDALYDYAVNYNMYRLDPKVRSEILKVLPKYHPAYNVLLNISIRQNFEMLGLSYDAINMVASIDALIGAVMDISYNEVLSEDYAETFSSLYRISGGNVHLPLAFYKSLTSKTPKEYSQICEGDLGRVTWKSGNYVTGIYKTDKNKVTIKYKNKSKPKGDFLSFDYIICAIPFSTLSTVEINPLFSNKKMQAIRELNYINGQKTLLYCNKRFWEEKKNYGNINGGVSSTDLLVGNIVYPSDHLLTGENPAEPGVLVGSYNLNKYATHLAEMKGEQVPEFVKRVVEKVHGLPKNYLDSIVMDYKYINWNNEPWFRGAVAYLTPEQKRIFAHEIIRPEYDSRIFFAGEHTSTTHGWMQGALLSGMIAANNLAYYAKISRKY; encoded by the coding sequence ATGGAAAGTGTCAGTGGAAATAAGCAGGTGCCTGTTCCTAATCCATCTGATGAAGTAAGGCATTCAATTTTGATGAATTCTTTGATAAAATCCGGAAGATTGCAGGATTATAACAATATACTAAAGTTATTAAGTCCACCACCTGATATTTTAAATTATGCTAGCCCTGGCGAGTTTAAGAATCTTAAAGTTGGCATCATTGGTGGAGGACTTGCTGGTATGGCATCAGCTTTTGAACTTAGAAAACTTGGATTTGATATTACAGTCTTTGATGCGCTAGAAAGCAGAGTAGGTGGAAGAGTAAACACTTATTACTTTGATAAAGAAAAAAAGCACTATGCTGAGCTTGGGCCTATGAGAATACCTATTTCCCATGAGACTATTTGGCATTATATTAATACTTTTAGTATTGGAACAGAACCATTTGTTCAGAGCAATCCTAATGCATTTATTTATGTTAATAATGCCAGAGCTAGGAACAACGCTAAGAGTATTGAAGAAAATATTTACCCTAAATATAATTTAACGTTGCAGGAGAAAAGTACACCTTGGGATGCTCTATATGATTATGCAGTAAATTATAATATGTATAGACTAGATCCGAAAGTAAGAAGCGAAATATTAAAAGTACTTCCTAAGTATCATCCTGCCTATAATGTATTATTAAATATAAGTATAAGACAAAACTTTGAAATGTTGGGTCTTAGTTATGATGCTATTAATATGGTTGCTAGTATTGATGCTCTAATTGGGGCTGTTATGGATATTTCCTATAATGAAGTTCTATCTGAGGATTATGCTGAAACTTTTTCAAGCTTGTATAGAATTAGTGGCGGTAATGTACATTTACCTTTAGCTTTTTACAAATCCTTAACCTCAAAAACTCCTAAGGAATATTCTCAAATATGTGAAGGAGACTTAGGCAGAGTAACCTGGAAGAGTGGAAACTATGTAACAGGTATATATAAAACAGATAAAAATAAAGTTACAATAAAGTACAAAAATAAGTCTAAACCTAAAGGTGACTTTTTATCATTTGACTATATAATTTGTGCTATTCCATTTTCTACGCTGTCAACCGTAGAAATTAATCCCTTATTTAGCAATAAAAAAATGCAGGCAATAAGGGAACTTAATTATATAAATGGTCAAAAAACTCTCTTATACTGCAATAAACGATTTTGGGAAGAAAAAAAGAATTATGGTAATATCAATGGAGGAGTGTCTAGTACAGATTTATTAGTAGGAAATATAGTATATCCTTCAGATCATTTACTTACTGGTGAAAACCCAGCTGAACCAGGTGTATTAGTAGGTTCCTATAATCTGAATAAATATGCCACTCATTTAGCTGAAATGAAAGGTGAACAAGTTCCTGAATTTGTAAAAAGAGTGGTAGAAAAGGTTCACGGGCTTCCTAAAAATTATTTAGACTCTATTGTTATGGATTATAAATATATTAACTGGAATAATGAGCCTTGGTTTAGAGGAGCTGTAGCATATCTTACTCCAGAACAAAAAAGAATTTTTGCTCATGAAATAATAAGGCCAGAGTATGATAGCAGAATTTTTTTTGCTGGAGAACATACCTCTACAACTCATGGATGGATGCAGGGTGCACTTTTAAGTGGCATGATTGCTGCTAATAATCTGGCTTATTATGCTAAAATATCTAGAAAGTATTAA